A window from Streptomyces sp. NBC_00299 encodes these proteins:
- the pdxH gene encoding pyridoxamine 5'-phosphate oxidase: MTDRDAAPLDPAAMRKQYRAEGLAENDLAATPVEQFARWFKQAASEAHLFEPNAMIVSTADAQGRPSSRTVLLKHFDERGFVFYTNYDSRKARDLAENPYLSLLFPWHPMARQVIVTGVARRTGRDETAAYFRSRPHGSQLGAWASAQSSVIATRADLDASYAELSARYPEGDQVPVPPNWGGFRVAPQAVEFWQGRENRLHDRLRYVAEQDGSWRIERLSP, encoded by the coding sequence GTGACCGACCGAGACGCCGCCCCCCTCGACCCCGCCGCGATGCGCAAGCAGTACCGGGCCGAGGGCCTCGCCGAGAACGACCTGGCCGCCACCCCGGTGGAACAGTTCGCGCGCTGGTTCAAGCAGGCCGCGTCCGAGGCCCACCTCTTCGAGCCGAACGCGATGATCGTCTCCACCGCGGACGCCCAGGGGCGGCCCAGCTCCCGCACCGTGCTGCTGAAGCACTTCGACGAGCGGGGCTTCGTCTTCTACACGAACTACGACTCCCGCAAGGCCCGCGACCTCGCCGAGAACCCGTACCTGTCCCTGCTCTTCCCCTGGCATCCGATGGCCCGCCAGGTCATCGTCACGGGCGTGGCGCGGCGCACCGGGCGCGATGAGACGGCCGCGTACTTCCGGAGCCGCCCGCACGGCTCCCAGCTCGGGGCCTGGGCCAGCGCCCAGTCCTCCGTCATCGCCACCCGCGCCGACCTCGACGCCTCGTACGCCGAGTTGTCCGCGCGCTATCCCGAGGGCGATCAGGTGCCGGTGCCGCCGAACTGGGGCGGCTTCCGGGTGGCACCGCAGGCGGTGGAGTTCTGGCAGGGGCGGGAAAACAGGCTGCACGACCGGCTTCGGTACGTGGCGGAACAGGACGGAAGCTGGCGCATCGAGCGCCTGAGCCCGTGA
- a CDS encoding PAS domain-containing protein codes for MSASRRSGTTDELGPDEPERDGPEGSSAGSEGSAGGSDLLAALLDGMDAALCALDADGVVTHWNREAERILGWSAAEAVGRHGFAGWAVREADAEEVEGRLMSAMHAPGRQVHEFALLTKDGGRVLVRTQSAAVRGPDGKPAGVYCAFSEVHTQIDLERSIALSEALFEDASWGVVLVDADLRPAVVNAHAARALGIGRTSVLGRPLGDLLAQGVEELESALTHVLAEGAPPAPAEIWVSVRTPEGERRRCWRCGFVRLASPLAEEPVPLGVGWLFQDMTEAKQAEQEAALLRFRTNQLHRAARAAAECEDPADAATVHLDFALAGFADHALIDRVSGGAVPDAEAAEPVRLVRVAVTPSGAPGPSLLGGEAGLPVRYAEGHPALQCVTRNGSVRADAGRMPAEQAREWAVGRQWPADSVHALCAVLRSRGRTVGVVTFLRGAGRSAFERSDAVYAEDVAVRIASALDLAGVVGRG; via the coding sequence GTGAGTGCTTCCCGGCGTAGTGGGACCACCGACGAGCTGGGACCGGACGAACCCGAGCGGGACGGTCCGGAGGGTTCGTCGGCTGGTTCCGAGGGTTCGGCAGGCGGTTCCGATCTGCTGGCCGCGCTGCTGGACGGGATGGACGCGGCCTTGTGCGCCCTCGACGCGGACGGGGTCGTCACCCATTGGAACCGTGAGGCGGAGCGGATCCTCGGGTGGAGTGCGGCCGAGGCCGTGGGGCGGCACGGGTTCGCCGGGTGGGCGGTGCGCGAGGCCGACGCCGAGGAGGTGGAGGGGCGGCTGATGTCCGCCATGCACGCTCCGGGGCGGCAGGTGCACGAGTTCGCCTTGTTGACCAAGGACGGCGGGCGGGTCCTCGTACGGACGCAGTCGGCGGCCGTCCGCGGGCCCGACGGGAAGCCCGCCGGGGTGTACTGCGCCTTCAGCGAGGTGCACACCCAGATCGATCTGGAGCGCTCGATCGCTCTGAGTGAGGCGTTGTTCGAGGACGCGTCATGGGGCGTCGTCCTCGTCGACGCCGATCTGCGGCCCGCGGTGGTGAACGCGCACGCGGCCCGGGCCCTGGGTATCGGCCGTACGTCCGTGTTGGGGCGGCCGCTCGGGGATCTGCTCGCCCAGGGTGTGGAGGAGCTGGAGAGCGCGCTCACGCATGTGCTGGCGGAGGGCGCGCCACCCGCGCCGGCCGAGATCTGGGTGAGCGTTCGGACGCCGGAGGGCGAGCGGCGGCGGTGCTGGCGGTGCGGCTTCGTACGGCTGGCCTCCCCGCTCGCGGAGGAGCCGGTGCCGTTGGGGGTGGGCTGGCTCTTCCAGGACATGACCGAGGCCAAGCAGGCGGAGCAGGAGGCGGCACTGCTGCGGTTCCGGACCAACCAGCTGCACCGGGCCGCGCGGGCTGCCGCGGAGTGCGAGGACCCTGCGGACGCGGCGACCGTGCACCTGGACTTCGCGCTGGCCGGCTTCGCCGATCACGCGCTGATCGACCGGGTCTCGGGCGGGGCGGTGCCGGATGCGGAGGCCGCGGAGCCGGTACGACTCGTTCGGGTCGCCGTGACCCCCTCGGGGGCACCAGGACCGAGCCTGCTCGGCGGGGAGGCCGGGCTGCCGGTGCGGTACGCCGAGGGGCACCCGGCGTTGCAGTGCGTGACGCGGAACGGGTCGGTGCGGGCCGATGCGGGCCGGATGCCGGCGGAGCAGGCGCGCGAGTGGGCGGTGGGGCGGCAGTGGCCCGCGGACTCGGTGCACGCGCTGTGTGCGGTGCTGCGGAGCCGGGGGCGGACGGTGGGGGTCGTGACGTTTCTGCGGGGCGCCGGGCGTAGTGCGTTCGAGCGGAGCGATGCGGTGTACGCGGAGGACGTGGCGGTGCGGATCGCTTCCGCTCTGGACCTGGCGGGGGTCGTGGGGCGGGGTTAG
- a CDS encoding SIS domain-containing protein — translation MSDSKPADQFFDAAIALLQRARDEEAENIEAAGTLLADTVAGGGRLFAFGAGHSSLAAQDVVYRAGGLALMNLLAVPGVVGVDVMPATLGSALERVDGLAGAVLDSSPLRDGDALVVISLSGRNALPVEMAMKARALGARVIGVTSVAYASETSSRHTSGTYLKDHCDIVLDSKIAIGDAELTLDTIPAPFAPASTVVTAALLQAVMATAAASLAGRGIEPPLLRSGNVDGGHDWNGKVFEKYGDRIFYRQ, via the coding sequence ATGAGCGACAGCAAGCCGGCCGACCAGTTCTTCGACGCCGCCATCGCCCTCCTCCAGCGGGCCCGCGACGAGGAGGCGGAGAACATCGAGGCAGCCGGCACCCTGCTCGCCGACACCGTCGCAGGCGGCGGCCGTCTCTTCGCCTTCGGCGCCGGTCACTCCTCGCTCGCCGCCCAGGACGTCGTCTACCGCGCAGGCGGCCTCGCCCTGATGAACCTGCTCGCGGTCCCCGGCGTAGTAGGCGTAGACGTCATGCCCGCCACCCTCGGCTCAGCCCTCGAACGCGTCGACGGCCTGGCCGGAGCGGTCCTGGACAGCTCACCTCTGCGGGACGGCGACGCCCTCGTCGTCATCTCCCTCTCCGGCCGCAACGCCCTGCCCGTGGAGATGGCCATGAAAGCCCGCGCCCTGGGCGCCAGGGTCATCGGCGTGACCTCGGTGGCGTACGCGTCGGAGACGAGTTCCCGCCACACCTCCGGCACCTACCTCAAGGACCACTGCGACATCGTCCTCGACTCGAAGATCGCGATCGGCGACGCGGAACTCACCCTCGACACCATCCCGGCCCCCTTCGCCCCCGCCTCCACGGTCGTCACCGCGGCCCTCCTCCAGGCCGTCATGGCCACGGCAGCCGCCTCCCTGGCAGGCCGCGGCATCGAGCCCCCGCTCCTGCGCTCGGGCAACGTCGACGGCGGCCACGACTGGAACGGCAAGGTGTTCGAAAAGTACGGGGACCGGATCTTCTACCGGCAGTAG
- a CDS encoding metal-dependent transcriptional regulator translates to MSGLIDTTEMYLRTILELEEEGVVPMRARIAERLDQSGPTVSQTVARMERDGLVSVATDRHLELTDEGRRLATRVMRKHRLAECLLVDVIGLEWEQVHAEACRWEHVMSEAVERRVLELLRHPTESPYGNPIPGLEELGEKDGADPFLDEGMVSLADLDPGVEGKTVVVRRIGEPIQTDAQLMYTLRRAGVQPGSVVSVTESAGGVLVGSGGEAAELEADVASHVFVAKR, encoded by the coding sequence ATGTCCGGACTGATCGACACCACGGAGATGTATCTCCGCACCATCCTCGAGCTGGAGGAGGAAGGTGTGGTCCCCATGCGCGCCCGTATCGCCGAGCGGCTGGACCAGAGTGGGCCGACCGTCAGTCAGACGGTGGCGCGGATGGAGCGTGACGGGCTGGTGTCCGTGGCGACCGACCGGCATCTGGAGCTGACGGACGAGGGGCGGCGGCTTGCCACCCGCGTCATGCGCAAGCACCGTCTCGCCGAGTGTCTGCTCGTCGACGTGATCGGGCTGGAGTGGGAGCAGGTGCACGCCGAGGCGTGTCGCTGGGAGCACGTGATGAGTGAGGCCGTGGAGCGGCGCGTGCTGGAGCTCCTGCGGCACCCGACCGAGTCGCCGTACGGCAATCCGATCCCCGGTCTGGAGGAGCTCGGTGAGAAGGACGGTGCCGATCCGTTCCTCGACGAGGGCATGGTCTCGCTGGCCGACCTCGACCCGGGCGTCGAGGGCAAGACGGTCGTCGTCCGGCGGATCGGTGAGCCGATCCAGACCGACGCGCAGCTGATGTACACGCTGCGTCGGGCCGGCGTGCAGCCCGGCTCCGTGGTGAGTGTGACCGAGTCGGCGGGTGGCGTGCTGGTCGGCAGCGGCGGCGAGGCGGCCGAGCTGGAGGCGGACGTCGCCTCCCATGTCTTCGTCGCCAAGCGCTGA
- a CDS encoding alpha/beta fold hydrolase, translated as MVRRIDVTGTGGVRLAAWEFGDPPKTDPAREHERTPGVLLLHGLMGRASHWTSTARWLSERHRAVALDQRGHGRSEKPSQASFTREAYVDDAEAALEQLGLAPVVLIGHAMGALTAWQLAARRPDLVGGVIICDMRASALGSASQREWSDWFKAWPVPFATLADVRKWFGEDDPWVERPNPARGEFYAEVMHECEDGWRPVFDPDQMLRSRETWVFDAHWEELAQVQCPALVVRGLDGELGRAEAQEMVRVLPRGEYAEVADAGHLVHYDQPEGWRGAIEPFLDAVRTG; from the coding sequence ATGGTGCGGCGCATCGACGTGACCGGCACGGGCGGCGTACGTCTCGCGGCCTGGGAGTTCGGCGACCCTCCGAAGACCGACCCCGCCAGGGAGCATGAGCGCACGCCCGGTGTGCTGTTACTGCACGGCCTGATGGGCCGCGCCTCGCACTGGACGTCCACCGCCCGCTGGCTCTCCGAGCGGCACCGCGCCGTGGCGCTGGACCAGCGCGGCCACGGCCGTAGCGAAAAGCCCTCGCAGGCCTCCTTCACGCGCGAGGCGTACGTCGACGACGCCGAGGCCGCCCTGGAGCAGCTCGGCCTCGCCCCTGTCGTCCTCATCGGCCATGCCATGGGCGCGCTCACCGCCTGGCAGCTCGCCGCCAGGCGGCCCGACCTGGTGGGGGGCGTGATCATCTGCGACATGCGGGCGTCCGCGCTCGGCTCGGCCTCGCAGCGGGAGTGGTCGGACTGGTTCAAGGCCTGGCCCGTGCCCTTCGCCACGCTCGCCGATGTGCGCAAGTGGTTCGGTGAGGACGACCCCTGGGTCGAGCGGCCGAATCCCGCGCGGGGCGAGTTCTACGCCGAGGTGATGCACGAGTGCGAGGACGGGTGGCGGCCCGTTTTCGATCCGGACCAGATGCTCCGGTCGCGGGAGACGTGGGTCTTCGACGCGCACTGGGAGGAGCTCGCCCAGGTGCAGTGCCCGGCGCTGGTTGTGCGGGGGCTGGACGGTGAGCTGGGGCGGGCCGAGGCCCAGGAGATGGTGCGGGTGCTGCCGCGTGGGGAGTACGCGGAGGTGGCCGACGCGGGTCACCTGGTGCATTACGACCAGCCCGAGGGATGGCGGGGGGCCATCGAGCCCTTCTTGGACGCGGTGCGCACGGGGTGA
- a CDS encoding transporter: MSTAVTGVVVRLKLSLLRNGLRQSGGRRAAYIASAVVVLLFAALQLLGLIMLRGTAHADSVVVLLVAVLALGWAVMPLFFPGGDETLDPTRLVMLPLRPRPLVRALLAASLVGIGPLFTLCLFTGSVIALARGGPAYVVAVIAVVLALLVCVALARAVAAANLRLLTSRKGRDLAVLSGLVIAIGAQVVNFGAQRLGSSGLAQLDPAADVLRWVPPASAIGAVESVSEGKYGAGLLQLALSAGALVALIAVWSRHLTRLMTSPDGSTLQAATESAVRERNSTGLARLLPPGRTGTVMERSLRYVWRDPKTKAAWVTSLAIGLIVPLFNALQGTGSIYFACFAAGMLGIQMYNQFGQDTSAFWMVAMTISSPRDAYVELRGRALALLLITLPYAALVTVLTTALLGDWVKLPEVLGLSFALLGAMLATGTWTSARFPYSIPQEGYKNVAPGQTGLAWISIFGGMIAAALLCAPVIAVTIWLNVSDGGDDWTWLLLPGGTVYGAAITLLGLRLAAPRTAARLPEILTAVSKG; encoded by the coding sequence ATGAGCACCGCCGTGACCGGAGTCGTCGTACGGCTGAAGCTGTCGCTGCTGCGGAACGGCCTGCGCCAGTCCGGTGGCCGGCGGGCCGCCTACATCGCCTCGGCCGTCGTGGTCCTCCTCTTCGCGGCGCTGCAACTCCTCGGCCTGATCATGCTGCGGGGCACCGCGCACGCCGACTCCGTGGTCGTCCTCCTGGTGGCCGTCCTGGCGCTCGGCTGGGCCGTGATGCCGCTGTTCTTCCCCGGCGGCGACGAGACCCTCGACCCGACCCGGCTGGTGATGCTGCCGCTGCGCCCCCGGCCCCTGGTGCGGGCACTGCTCGCGGCCTCCCTGGTCGGCATCGGCCCCCTGTTCACCCTGTGCCTGTTCACCGGTTCGGTGATCGCCCTCGCGCGGGGCGGACCGGCGTACGTCGTCGCAGTGATCGCCGTCGTGCTGGCCCTGTTGGTGTGCGTGGCGCTCGCGCGTGCCGTTGCCGCGGCCAACCTCCGGCTGCTGACCAGCCGTAAGGGACGCGACCTGGCGGTGCTGAGCGGGCTGGTCATCGCGATCGGGGCGCAGGTCGTGAACTTCGGTGCACAGCGCCTGGGTTCGTCGGGACTCGCCCAGCTCGATCCGGCGGCGGATGTGCTGCGGTGGGTGCCGCCGGCGTCCGCGATCGGGGCGGTGGAGTCGGTGAGCGAGGGGAAGTACGGGGCCGGCCTCCTCCAACTTGCCCTGAGTGCGGGCGCGTTGGTGGCCCTGATCGCCGTATGGTCACGTCACCTGACCCGGCTGATGACGTCCCCCGACGGCTCCACGCTCCAGGCGGCCACGGAGTCCGCCGTACGCGAACGGAACTCGACGGGCCTCGCCCGCCTCCTCCCGCCCGGCCGCACCGGCACTGTCATGGAACGCAGCCTGCGCTACGTCTGGCGCGACCCGAAGACCAAGGCGGCCTGGGTGACCTCGCTCGCCATCGGCCTGATCGTGCCGCTGTTCAACGCCCTGCAGGGCACCGGCTCGATCTACTTCGCCTGCTTCGCGGCCGGGATGCTCGGCATCCAGATGTACAACCAGTTCGGGCAGGACACGTCCGCGTTCTGGATGGTCGCGATGACGATCTCGTCCCCGCGGGACGCCTACGTCGAGCTGCGCGGCCGAGCCCTGGCGCTGCTGCTGATCACCCTCCCGTACGCCGCCCTCGTCACCGTCCTGACGACAGCGCTGCTCGGCGACTGGGTCAAGCTCCCCGAGGTCCTCGGCCTGTCCTTCGCGCTCCTCGGCGCCATGCTGGCGACCGGCACCTGGACGTCGGCCCGCTTCCCGTACTCCATCCCGCAGGAGGGCTACAAGAACGTCGCCCCCGGCCAGACGGGCCTCGCGTGGATCTCGATCTTCGGCGGCATGATCGCGGCGGCCCTCCTGTGCGCCCCCGTGATCGCGGTGACGATCTGGCTCAACGTGAGCGACGGCGGGGACGACTGGACCTGGCTGCTGTTGCCGGGCGGGACGGTCTACGGGGCGGCCATCACGCTGCTGGGACTACGCCTGGCGGCACCCCGCACGGCGGCCCGCCTCCCGGAGATCCTGACGGCAGTGAGCAAGGGATAG
- a CDS encoding ABC transporter ATP-binding protein has translation MTSAVSVRGLWKRFGQQVAVAGIDLDLPAGKFIGLVGPNGAGKTTTLSMVTGLLRPDQGSVEVVGHDVWRDPVEVKARIGVLPEGLRLFERLSGRELLAYSGRLRGLPGAEVDKRATQLLDVLDLAGAQHKLVVDYSTGMRKKIGLAAALLHNPEVLFLDEPFEGVDPVSAQTIRGVLERYTASGATVVFSSHVMELVESLCDWVAVMAAGRIRAHGPLAEVRGDAASLQQAFLELVGANARDTGSDLDWLGGAR, from the coding sequence ATGACGTCGGCCGTAAGTGTGCGTGGGCTCTGGAAGCGGTTCGGGCAGCAGGTCGCTGTCGCCGGTATCGATCTGGATTTGCCCGCTGGGAAGTTCATCGGGCTCGTGGGGCCCAATGGCGCCGGGAAGACCACGACCCTCTCCATGGTGACCGGGCTGCTCAGGCCCGATCAGGGGTCCGTCGAGGTCGTCGGGCACGACGTGTGGCGGGACCCCGTCGAGGTGAAGGCACGGATCGGGGTGCTGCCCGAAGGGCTTCGGCTCTTCGAGCGGCTCTCCGGGCGGGAGTTGCTCGCGTACTCGGGGCGGCTGCGCGGGCTCCCCGGCGCCGAGGTCGACAAGCGGGCCACCCAGCTGCTGGACGTACTCGATCTGGCGGGGGCCCAGCACAAACTGGTCGTCGACTACTCGACCGGTATGCGCAAGAAGATCGGCCTCGCGGCGGCGCTGCTCCACAATCCCGAAGTGCTGTTCCTGGACGAGCCGTTCGAGGGCGTCGACCCCGTCTCCGCCCAGACCATCCGGGGCGTCCTGGAGCGCTACACCGCCTCCGGCGCGACCGTCGTCTTCTCCTCCCACGTCATGGAGCTCGTCGAGTCGCTGTGCGACTGGGTCGCCGTGATGGCCGCCGGGCGCATCCGGGCCCACGGCCCCCTCGCCGAGGTCCGCGGCGACGCGGCCTCGCTGCAGCAGGCGTTCCTCGAACTCGTCGGCGCGAACGCCCGCGACACCGGGTCCGACCTCGACTGGCTGGGCGGGGCCCGATGA
- a CDS encoding bifunctional DNA primase/polymerase yields the protein MFSVEETIPATEAAQIPKQRGETLLETAVRYAEERHWDVFPGTWLEAADGVQLCSCGDTACPAPGAHPARPDWATQATGSATVARRMWQKQPNASILLPTGRTFDAISVPETAGFLALARMERMELTLGPVTLTPDRRMHFFVLPGASVKVPELVRKLGWSIGSLDLVALGEGAWVAGPPTRFGSRGAVQWACRPTPANRWLPDAEELISPLAYACGRDR from the coding sequence GTGTTCAGCGTGGAAGAGACGATCCCGGCCACCGAAGCCGCACAGATCCCGAAGCAGCGCGGCGAAACGCTGCTGGAGACCGCCGTTCGCTATGCCGAGGAGCGTCACTGGGACGTGTTCCCCGGGACCTGGCTGGAAGCCGCGGACGGGGTGCAGCTGTGCTCCTGCGGCGACACCGCATGCCCCGCGCCCGGCGCGCACCCCGCACGCCCGGACTGGGCGACGCAGGCGACCGGGAGCGCCACGGTCGCCCGTCGGATGTGGCAGAAGCAGCCGAACGCGTCGATCCTGCTGCCGACGGGGCGCACCTTCGACGCGATCTCCGTCCCGGAGACGGCCGGGTTCCTCGCCCTGGCCCGTATGGAGCGGATGGAACTGACGCTGGGGCCGGTGACGTTGACGCCGGACCGCCGGATGCACTTCTTCGTGCTGCCGGGGGCGTCGGTGAAGGTGCCCGAGCTGGTGCGCAAGCTGGGCTGGTCCATCGGGTCGCTGGATCTGGTCGCGCTCGGAGAGGGCGCGTGGGTCGCCGGGCCGCCGACTCGGTTCGGGTCTCGGGGGGCTGTGCAGTGGGCCTGCCGGCCCACGCCGGCCAATCGGTGGCTGCCGGATGCGGAGGAGTTGATCTCGCCACTCGCGTATGCCTGCGGCAGGGATCGGTAA
- a CDS encoding transcriptional regulator, giving the protein MAARPLVARQPNERLQALIQEAGCSNAGLARRVNMCGAEHGLDLRYDKTSVARWLRGQQPRGRAPAIIAEALGRKLGRTVTIDEIGMANGKNLASGVGLQFSPTVLGAIEQVCELWRSDVGRRDFLSGSSVAASALVEPSRDWLISSPDSQVARSAGPRVGQSDVQAVRAMTQALVDLDHQYGSGHVRPVVVHYLNSVVSGLLAGSYREAIGRELFAAVARLTELAGYMAIDTGQPGLAQRYYIQALRLAQAAGDRGYGGYVLAASMSHLAAQLGNPREISQLARAAQEGARGRVTPRAEAMFYAAEARGHALMGDARAAQVASGRAVTALETADPESGDDPAWIAHFDEAYLADELAHCHRDLGQAEAAARRAAESLAGLPETKARRRAIGYVLLATAQVQQREVEQACHTGLKAVELLETLRSNRGAEYLEDFQQRLEPYRDEPVVREFGARLDLPAAA; this is encoded by the coding sequence ATGGCCGCAAGGCCTCTCGTCGCGCGACAGCCGAACGAACGGCTGCAGGCACTCATCCAGGAAGCGGGCTGCTCGAACGCCGGGCTGGCCCGCCGGGTCAACATGTGCGGTGCCGAGCACGGACTCGATCTGCGCTACGACAAGACGTCCGTGGCCCGTTGGCTCCGGGGACAGCAGCCGCGGGGACGGGCACCGGCGATCATCGCCGAGGCGCTCGGCCGCAAGCTGGGCCGTACGGTCACGATCGACGAGATCGGGATGGCCAACGGCAAGAACCTCGCGTCCGGCGTCGGTCTCCAGTTCTCGCCGACGGTACTGGGGGCCATCGAGCAGGTCTGCGAGCTGTGGCGCAGCGACGTCGGGCGCCGGGACTTCCTGTCCGGCTCGTCCGTCGCCGCGTCCGCACTGGTCGAGCCCAGCCGCGACTGGCTGATCTCGTCGCCCGACTCACAGGTGGCGCGCTCGGCGGGGCCGCGGGTGGGGCAGTCCGATGTGCAGGCCGTGCGCGCGATGACACAGGCGCTCGTCGACCTGGACCACCAGTACGGCAGCGGGCATGTGCGCCCGGTCGTCGTGCACTACCTGAACAGTGTCGTTTCCGGGCTGCTGGCCGGGTCGTACCGGGAGGCGATCGGGCGGGAACTCTTCGCCGCCGTCGCGCGGTTGACCGAGCTCGCCGGGTACATGGCGATCGACACCGGGCAGCCGGGACTCGCCCAGCGGTACTACATCCAGGCGCTGCGGCTGGCGCAGGCGGCGGGGGACCGGGGGTACGGCGGGTATGTGCTGGCCGCCTCCATGAGCCACCTCGCCGCTCAGCTCGGGAACCCGCGGGAGATCTCGCAGCTCGCGAGGGCGGCGCAGGAGGGGGCGCGGGGGCGCGTGACGCCGCGCGCCGAGGCGATGTTCTACGCGGCCGAGGCGCGAGGGCATGCGCTGATGGGCGACGCACGGGCCGCCCAGGTGGCGTCCGGACGTGCCGTGACGGCGCTGGAGACGGCGGATCCGGAGTCCGGGGACGACCCGGCGTGGATCGCGCACTTCGACGAGGCCTATCTCGCCGACGAGTTGGCGCACTGCCACCGCGACCTCGGCCAGGCCGAGGCGGCGGCGCGGCGCGCGGCGGAGTCGCTGGCCGGCCTCCCGGAGACCAAGGCGCGGCGCCGCGCGATCGGCTATGTGCTGCTCGCCACAGCACAGGTGCAGCAGCGCGAGGTCGAGCAGGCCTGCCACACCGGCCTGAAGGCCGTGGAGCTGCTGGAGACCCTGCGGTCCAACCGGGGCGCCGAGTATCTGGAGGACTTCCAGCAGCGCCTGGAGCCGTACCGGGACGAGCCCGTGGTCAGGGAGTTCGGGGCGCGGCTGGACCTTCCGGCGGCGGCGTGA